The DNA sequence ATggtaagaagagaaaatgagcaaACTGTAAGGGCCAAATGGCAAACAGGTGAGCTTTCTAAGACGTGACAATCTAGgttaaagggtaaaaaaaaaaaaaagcctaaggaCAGTTTACGGAGTGCCCTAAACGGTTATAAATCAAATACGCTTTAACAGACAAGAGGGAACCTTACGGGTGCTTGTATAATGAGAATAACTCTGTAAGAAGCCGAGATACAGAGggactgaaataaaacaaaactgagagaAAAATAGGGAAGCTGCTGCAAAATTTTtcgggagaggggaaaaaaaatgactgggTCCTGatgccagctctgccatttattagctgtatgatcctgggcaagtcactgaatCTCTGTGtgcttgttttctcatctgtaaaatgggaataatggtgTCTGCCTAAAAGAGttgttgaaaggattaaatgaattaaaatatgaaaagtgtCTAGCAAGCACTCAATACattattattcaaatattaatttgaattaacatattattaaaattcttatttctatGACCTAGAAGTGGTCTGCATGTAACAAAAGGCCCCATCTCACATCTTAGTTTGAAAGGATTGCAGTTGTTCAGTGTGTCCTAAAGAGGTATGCAGGATTCCGAGGACTAGGAGGGAGGCCCAGTGTCCAAGACAACAGCCACTGGTCTCACATGGCAACTGAGCACCAGAAATGTGGCTAGTCAGAATTGAGATGTGCTATGAATGTAAAATACacactggaataaaaaaaaaaaatacacactggaTTTCAGAGCCTCGCTACGGAAAAAAAcatctcattatttttcatttggttGCATATTGAAATGATACTGTGGATATGATGTATTAAtttcacttgttttcttttttttattttgtactagaaaatttaaagttaCTTGGTTGCTTGATTATATTTCTGCTGTACAGTGCTGGTCCCATATATCATTCAGCATTGAGTTTTGGAAATTCAAAGGTTCTACATGAGTAGGTCTATAAAGGAATATGGGGATTATGGATAAATCTCTTGCCCTTGAcactttaagaaatataaatatgtaataatatttataattagaacacatttatgttaaaatgtatataaccCCAACTTGTGAGTTATCTATAGCACTGACGGATGGAACCACAGCTAGTTTAAAGAGGCCATAATTGGTAAAGGTCTTTTAGttcaaaaaagcagaaataaagatGTAACGGGAAAAAGGTGAAGCATACCTTATTTTGaacaaaaaattatggaaacaaaaatCTTCCTAACTTCTGAAATCACTACCTCAAAGGTTCAGATCGCATTGGTTTAAGAAACCTGGATTATTAATGGTTTTCTGACAAATCTTTTCATAACCATCTCCTGAAGTTGCTacttaaaataggaataattacTGCCAAAGAGCCTCCAGTCAGGGCTTTCTGCTGATCTGGAGGTAAAAATCCAATGTGGGATTTCGCTCTGAAttgatattttaacattttacccTGACTCGTACGGGCCAGTTGCACAGGCTTCAACTTCCAAACACTGCTGGGAGTTGGAGGGGGTCCTCACACGCCTTCCCTCTGTTTCTCAAACCCTTCTGGGCTCCTTCCCGCCCGCCACGAGTCGGCACTCCCCAGTGGCGCGGACAGGTGCAGCGCAGCGAGCCGCCTCCCGCCCCCAGCACGCGACCCCGCACCCTCTCCCCAAGCCGGCCGCGCCCTCACCGCTCCGCCCCCAATCccggcgcgcgcgcgcacaccGGCGGGGGCGCGCCCGCCCGGCGGGGCCGCGCACGCAGCTGCCGCCGCCAccgcctccttccctccctgcaggccctcctcccctgccctcccctccgcCCCCTTCCCCGTAGGCAGCCAGCCCGCCCGCACTGCCTCCCTCCTGGCCCCGAGCGCTCCGGCTGGgtctctcccccgcccccgcccccctaCCCTCCCAGGCTCCCCGGTCGCTCTCTTCAGGCGTTCGCCCGCGCTCGGTGGATGTGGCTGGCAGCCGCCGCCCCCTCCCTCTCTCGCCGCCTGCTCTTCCTCGGCCCTccgcctcctcccctcctccttctcctcctcagcCGCTCttctcgccgccgccgccgcctccacaGCCTGGGCCTCGCCGCGATGCCGGAGAAGAGGCCCTTCGAGCGGCTGCCTGCCGATGTCTCCCCCATCAACTACAGCCTTTGCCTCAAGCCTGACTTGCTGGACTTCACCTTCGAGGGCAAGCTGGAGGCCGCCGCCCAGGTACGGCGACCCTCGGGCGCCGGGGGCGAGCTGCGGGGCAAGCAGTTAGGCCG is a window from the Neovison vison isolate M4711 chromosome 5, ASM_NN_V1, whole genome shotgun sequence genome containing:
- the LOC122907333 gene encoding WAS/WASL-interacting protein family member 3-like yields the protein MPLHISPKGFEERRMTPNAGEDVEKVELSYTGGFEKQTELEPRVEKLRLTDGQAAETSNPLGYSTGLVQLAQASTSKHCWELEGVLTRLPSVSQTLLGSFPPATSRHSPVARTGAAQRAASRPQHATPHPLPKPAAPSPLRPQSRRARAHRRGRARPAGPRTQLPPPPPPSLPAGPPPLPSPPPPSP